A stretch of Roseovarius sp. M141 DNA encodes these proteins:
- the pstB gene encoding phosphate ABC transporter ATP-binding protein PstB: MAGQKISATNVQVRYGDTIAIKDVSVDIAPNTVTAFIGPSGCGKSTFLRCLNRMNDTIEICRVTGDIRIDDEDIYDRRVDPVQLRAKVGMVFQKPNPFPKSIFDNVAYGPKIHGLARNKSDLSDIVENALRKAALWNEVKDRLDSPGTGLSGGQQQRLCIARAIATAPEVLLMDEPCSALDPIATAQIEELIDDLRQNYCVVIVTHSMQQAARISQKTAFFHLGTLVEYGDTDQIFTAPHDPRTESYITGRIG; encoded by the coding sequence ATGGCCGGGCAGAAGATATCAGCAACCAACGTGCAGGTGCGCTATGGAGATACCATCGCCATCAAGGACGTCTCGGTGGACATCGCTCCCAACACGGTAACCGCCTTTATCGGGCCATCCGGGTGCGGCAAATCCACCTTCTTGCGCTGTCTGAACCGGATGAACGACACGATTGAAATCTGCCGGGTGACGGGGGATATCCGCATCGATGACGAGGATATCTATGATCGCCGCGTTGACCCTGTGCAACTGCGCGCCAAGGTCGGGATGGTGTTTCAGAAACCCAACCCGTTTCCGAAATCCATCTTTGACAACGTCGCGTATGGCCCGAAAATTCACGGGCTGGCCCGCAACAAATCCGACCTGAGTGATATCGTCGAGAACGCCCTGAGAAAGGCGGCGCTGTGGAACGAGGTCAAGGACCGGCTGGACAGTCCGGGCACAGGGCTGTCGGGGGGACAGCAGCAGCGCCTTTGCATCGCGCGCGCCATCGCCACGGCCCCTGAAGTGCTGCTGATGGACGAGCCTTGCTCGGCGCTGGACCCGATCGCAACCGCGCAGATCGAAGAGCTGATCGACGATCTGCGGCAGAATTATTGCGTGGTGATCGTCACCCACTCCATGCAGCAGGCCGCGCGGATCAGCCAGAAGACGGCGTTTTTCCACCTTGGCACTTTGGTGGAATATGGCGATACCGACCAGATATTCACCGCCCCCCACGACCCAAGGACCGAAAGCTACATCACCGGCAGGATTGGATGA
- the phoU gene encoding phosphate signaling complex protein PhoU has protein sequence MKNEHISSAFDTDLEVVQAQIMKMGGLVEDAIRLGMKSLETRDAELAQQVRAADAGIDALEETINEGAARIIALRAPTAIDLRLILSVIKISGNLERIGDYAKNMAKRCQVLSGAEPISDSIGTLRRMTRAVEMMLKDALDAYIHHDAALAADVIARDVDVDQMYNALFRELLTFMMEDPRNITACLHLHFISKNTERMGDHVTSIAEQVIYLATGKQPDEARPKADTTSSESGV, from the coding sequence ATGAAGAATGAACATATATCGTCGGCTTTCGACACCGATCTGGAGGTAGTTCAGGCGCAGATCATGAAAATGGGCGGGCTGGTCGAAGACGCCATCCGCCTTGGCATGAAGTCTTTGGAAACCCGCGATGCGGAGCTTGCCCAGCAGGTGCGCGCCGCAGACGCTGGCATCGACGCCCTCGAAGAGACAATCAACGAAGGCGCCGCCCGCATCATCGCCTTGCGCGCCCCGACCGCGATTGACCTGCGCCTGATTCTGAGCGTGATCAAGATCAGCGGCAATCTGGAGCGGATCGGCGACTACGCCAAGAACATGGCCAAACGATGCCAGGTTCTGTCCGGCGCCGAGCCGATCAGTGACAGCATAGGCACCCTTCGCCGCATGACACGCGCCGTCGAGATGATGCTGAAGGATGCGCTGGATGCCTATATCCATCACGATGCGGCACTGGCCGCGGATGTGATTGCGCGCGATGTGGATGTGGATCAGATGTATAATGCGCTGTTTCGCGAATTGCTTACCTTCATGATGGAGGATCCGCGCAATATCACTGCCTGCCTGCATCTGCATTTCATCTCCAAGAACACCGAACGCATGGGGGATCACGTGACATCGATTGCTGAGCAGGTCATCTATCTGGCGACCGGCAAGCAACCGGACGAGGCGCGGCCAAAGGCAGATACGACATCGTCAGAATCAGGGGTTTAG
- the phoB gene encoding phosphate regulon transcriptional regulator PhoB, protein MSIMQAQVLLVEDEPAQREVLIYNLEAEGFAVRCAENGEDAMLMVSEALPDLVILDWMMPKVSGIEVCRQLKTRDDTRHIPVIMLSARSEEVDTVRGLETGADDYVTKPYSVNELMARARTQLRRTRSGSVVALSFQDITLDPESHRVIRDDQDLKLGPVEFRLLTRLMERPGRVFSREQLLDLVWGRDIFLDTRTVDVHVARLRKTLTQQGGSDPIRTVRGAGYALG, encoded by the coding sequence ATGTCAATTATGCAGGCGCAGGTGCTGCTGGTCGAGGATGAGCCGGCCCAGCGCGAGGTGTTGATCTACAATCTGGAAGCCGAAGGGTTTGCCGTGCGCTGCGCCGAAAACGGCGAAGACGCCATGCTGATGGTTTCCGAGGCTTTGCCCGATCTGGTGATCCTCGACTGGATGATGCCGAAGGTCAGCGGTATCGAAGTCTGTCGCCAGCTCAAGACCCGCGACGACACAAGGCACATTCCCGTTATCATGCTGTCCGCGCGATCCGAAGAGGTCGATACGGTGCGCGGTTTGGAAACCGGCGCGGATGACTATGTGACAAAGCCGTATTCGGTGAATGAACTTATGGCGCGGGCACGCACGCAGCTACGGCGCACGCGTTCGGGGTCGGTCGTGGCGCTGTCCTTTCAGGATATCACCCTCGATCCCGAAAGCCATCGGGTCATTCGCGACGACCAAGACCTGAAGCTGGGGCCGGTCGAGTTTCGCCTTTTGACGCGGCTGATGGAAAGGCCCGGCCGCGTTTTCAGCCGCGAGCAGTTGCTGGACCTTGTTTGGGGGCGCGATATATTTCTGGACACGCGCACGGTCGATGTTCACGTCGCGCGCCTGCGCAAGACGTTGACGCAACAGGGTGGCAGCGATCCCATCCGTACTGTACGTGGCGCGGGCTACGCGCTGGGGTGA
- a CDS encoding Tex family protein codes for MTAASDSIARKIATDIGARAEQVTATIALLDGGDTVPFVARYRKEATGGLDDTQLRRLAERLDYLRDLEKRRASILGEITGQGKLTDALARAIAGADTKAVLEDLYLPFKPKRRTKAMIARENGLEPLLRAILADRAADPATLAQGYLSEAVVTQKDALTGARDILTEELGENAALIGRLRQVLQTDAVITARVTPGKEEVGAKFSDYFNHSEKWATIPPHRALAILRAAKEEVVTIDIGPEPDTGLPRVIGIIAAEIGIPGRAPGDLWLQEAANWTWKVKLSLSMFVDLMTDLRRRAHEAAIDVFSRNMRDLLLAAPAGARATLGLDPGIRTGCKIAIVDETGKLIETATIYPFQPRNDLRGAEETLLQMIRRHDIALIAIGNGTASRESERLVADVLKRLPAGAPRPTPVIVSEAGASVYSASELASKEFPDIDVSLRGAVSIARRLQDPLAELVKIEPQAIGVGQYQHDVDQRRLTQSLAAVVEDAVNAVGVDLNMASAPLLSHIAGLGPSLAQSIVAHRDANGAFVTRKALLKVPGLGPKAYQQSAGFLRISGGTEPLDASSVHPEAYGVARKIVQACGRDIRAIMGDSSALAGLRAEQFVDDKFGLPTVRDILTELEKPGRDPRPSFKTATFADGIDAITDLKPGMSLEGTVTNVAAFGAFVDIGVHQDGLVHVSQLADRFVKDPHEVVKAGDVVRVRVTEVDVARKRIGLTMRKDGGDASSPRATKTEKPKPGRGVRSSAAPQSTGSPQGALGSALSDALKRSTAPAGRTPKAPRR; via the coding sequence ATGACCGCCGCCTCAGACAGTATCGCCCGCAAGATTGCCACCGATATCGGGGCACGCGCCGAACAGGTCACCGCGACCATCGCGCTGCTGGATGGCGGGGACACTGTCCCCTTTGTCGCACGCTACCGAAAAGAGGCGACAGGCGGTCTGGACGATACGCAATTGCGGCGATTGGCCGAGCGGCTGGACTACCTGCGTGATCTGGAAAAGCGGCGCGCCAGCATCCTTGGTGAAATCACCGGGCAGGGCAAGCTGACCGACGCGCTCGCCCGCGCCATCGCAGGCGCCGATACCAAGGCGGTGCTGGAGGACCTGTATCTGCCGTTCAAACCCAAGCGGCGGACCAAGGCCATGATCGCCCGCGAGAACGGGCTGGAACCGCTGTTGCGCGCAATCCTCGCTGATCGCGCCGCCGACCCGGCCACGCTGGCGCAGGGCTATCTGTCCGAGGCCGTGGTGACACAGAAGGACGCGCTGACCGGCGCACGGGACATTCTGACCGAGGAGCTTGGCGAAAATGCCGCCCTCATAGGCCGCCTGCGTCAGGTCTTGCAAACAGACGCGGTGATCACGGCGCGCGTGACCCCCGGCAAAGAAGAGGTCGGCGCCAAATTCTCGGATTATTTCAACCATAGCGAAAAATGGGCAACGATCCCGCCGCATCGTGCGCTGGCCATTCTACGCGCCGCAAAAGAAGAGGTCGTGACCATCGACATCGGCCCAGAACCGGACACGGGACTACCGCGTGTCATCGGCATCATCGCTGCCGAAATCGGGATACCCGGTCGGGCACCGGGGGATCTGTGGCTGCAAGAGGCGGCGAACTGGACATGGAAGGTCAAGCTGAGCCTGTCGATGTTTGTCGATCTGATGACCGATCTGCGCCGCCGCGCCCATGAGGCCGCGATAGATGTTTTTTCCCGCAACATGCGCGATTTGCTGCTGGCGGCCCCTGCGGGCGCGCGCGCGACGCTGGGGCTTGATCCGGGTATTCGGACCGGTTGCAAGATCGCGATTGTCGATGAGACGGGCAAACTGATTGAAACCGCTACGATCTATCCGTTCCAGCCGCGTAACGACCTGCGCGGCGCCGAAGAGACGCTGCTACAGATGATTCGTCGGCACGATATCGCCCTGATTGCCATCGGCAACGGCACGGCCAGCCGCGAATCCGAGCGGCTGGTCGCGGACGTGCTCAAGCGCCTGCCGGCCGGGGCGCCGCGCCCCACACCCGTCATCGTGTCAGAGGCCGGAGCGTCGGTGTATTCCGCCTCCGAACTAGCCTCGAAAGAGTTCCCGGATATCGATGTGTCGCTGCGCGGGGCCGTGTCCATCGCCCGCCGCTTGCAAGACCCCCTGGCCGAGCTGGTCAAGATCGAGCCGCAGGCGATTGGTGTCGGCCAATACCAGCACGACGTCGATCAACGCCGTCTGACGCAATCTCTGGCTGCGGTGGTCGAGGATGCGGTGAATGCGGTGGGGGTCGATTTGAACATGGCCTCGGCGCCGCTGTTGTCCCATATCGCGGGTTTGGGGCCATCCTTGGCCCAGTCCATCGTCGCGCATCGCGATGCCAACGGCGCCTTTGTCACGCGCAAGGCCCTGCTCAAGGTGCCCGGTCTGGGGCCAAAGGCATACCAGCAAAGCGCGGGATTTTTGCGTATCTCGGGCGGCACCGAACCGCTCGATGCGTCCTCCGTTCACCCCGAGGCCTACGGCGTTGCGCGCAAGATCGTGCAGGCGTGTGGCCGCGACATCCGCGCGATCATGGGCGATAGCAGCGCGCTGGCAGGTCTGCGGGCCGAGCAGTTTGTCGACGATAAATTCGGCCTGCCAACCGTGCGCGATATCCTGACGGAACTGGAAAAGCCGGGCCGCGATCCACGCCCCAGCTTCAAGACCGCTACTTTTGCCGATGGCATTGACGCCATCACCGATCTCAAACCCGGCATGTCGCTGGAAGGGACGGTAACCAATGTCGCGGCCTTCGGCGCGTTCGTCGATATCGGCGTGCATCAGGATGGTTTGGTGCATGTCAGCCAACTGGCTGATCGCTTTGTCAAAGACCCGCATGAGGTGGTCAAAGCCGGCGATGTGGTCCGCGTCCGAGTGACCGAAGTCGATGTGGCGCGCAAGCGCATTGGCCTGACCATGCGCAAAGATGGCGGCGACGCGTCATCGCCGCGCGCAACCAAGACTGAAAAACCAAAGCCGGGCCGCGGGGTTCGATCCTCGGCTGCACCGCAGTCCACGGGCAGCCCTCAGGGCGCGCTGGGATCGGCCCTGTCAGACGCTTTGAAACGCTCAACCGCCCCAGCCGGGCGCACGCCCAAAGCTCCGCGTCGATGA
- a CDS encoding CHAP domain-containing protein has translation MTVRSNRFWRIAPLFCVAAISLGACASQQSDATNQFKIDPAREAMALREAASLRAKGKRVWCVPFARNVSGINIRGNANTWWNKAAGTFDQSKSPVVGAVMSFRATSSMPMGHVAVVSEVLAPNRVLVDHANWHRNQISQGMTVIDVSNAGDWSAVRLESNPNAFGGVYPVNGFILPPKSAI, from the coding sequence ATGACCGTCCGATCCAACCGCTTTTGGCGTATAGCGCCACTTTTTTGTGTCGCCGCCATCAGTCTCGGCGCCTGCGCGTCCCAGCAGTCAGATGCCACCAACCAATTCAAAATCGACCCCGCGCGCGAGGCGATGGCCCTTCGCGAGGCAGCAAGCCTGCGCGCCAAGGGCAAGCGCGTCTGGTGCGTGCCCTTCGCCCGCAACGTCAGCGGTATAAACATTCGCGGCAACGCCAACACATGGTGGAACAAGGCGGCGGGCACCTTTGATCAGTCCAAAAGCCCTGTTGTCGGCGCGGTCATGTCTTTCCGCGCAACGTCATCGATGCCGATGGGTCATGTCGCTGTCGTCTCCGAAGTCCTGGCCCCCAACCGCGTTCTGGTCGATCATGCCAACTGGCATCGCAACCAGATCAGCCAGGGCATGACCGTGATTGACGTGTCGAATGCCGGCGACTGGTCTGCTGTTCGATTGGAGTCAAACCCAAATGCCTTTGGCGGGGTGTATCCGGTCAATGGCTTCATCCTGCCCCCTAAATCGGCTATTTAA
- a CDS encoding transposase produces the protein MALNTTTLAHCDAVGEGGNHSIYAGAKALVNGLPAADWLPGDRGYDANWFREALIEKGIKPCIPGRKSRGKPVTYDKRRYRIEIMFGRLKDWRRVATRYDRCPKAFLSAVALAATVMFWL, from the coding sequence GTGGCCTTGAACACCACAACCTTGGCACATTGCGATGCCGTCGGGGAGGGCGGCAACCACTCCATCTACGCCGGGGCCAAGGCTTTGGTGAACGGCCTGCCCGCGGCCGACTGGCTGCCGGGAGATCGGGGATACGACGCGAACTGGTTCCGCGAGGCCCTGATAGAAAAGGGAATAAAGCCTTGCATCCCTGGCCGGAAGTCCAGAGGCAAGCCCGTCACATACGACAAACGCCGCTACAGGATCGAGATCATGTTCGGACGGCTGAAGGACTGGCGCAGGGTCGCTACACGCTATGACAGATGCCCAAAGGCCTTCCTCTCAGCCGTAGCACTCGCCGCCACTGTGATGTTCTGGCTATGA
- a CDS encoding methyltetrahydrofolate cobalamin methyltransferase, with translation MTRTIVESKTRTAVIGFDEPFCVIGERINPTGRKKLAAELEAGDFSTVQKDAIAQANAGATVLDINAGVVYNSNPNPNETEPPLMTKIIEMVQGLVDLPLCIDSSVPAALEAGLKACEGRPLLNSVTGEEERLEFVLPLVKKYNVPVVAISNDDTGISEDPDVRFEVAKKIVQRAADFGIPAHDIVVDPLVMPIGAMGTAGLQVFALVRRLRDELGVNTTCGASNISFGLPNRHGINNAFLPMAMGAGMTSAIMNPVGLPVPSAKIAEKRAEVAATGLQIPEDMDDETFCQLFGLGSTLPKSGSEMEAIRAANFLTNNDAHGSEWIKFNKAAPKAGEEGRGRAGRVGGRKRR, from the coding sequence ATGACCCGCACCATCGTCGAGAGCAAAACAAGAACCGCCGTCATCGGCTTTGACGAGCCCTTTTGCGTCATCGGCGAGCGCATCAACCCAACCGGCCGCAAGAAACTGGCGGCCGAGCTGGAGGCGGGCGATTTTTCGACTGTCCAGAAGGATGCCATCGCGCAGGCCAATGCGGGTGCCACCGTGCTGGATATCAACGCCGGCGTCGTTTACAATTCGAACCCCAACCCGAATGAGACAGAGCCGCCCCTGATGACCAAGATCATCGAGATGGTTCAGGGTCTTGTCGATCTGCCGCTGTGCATCGACAGCTCGGTCCCGGCCGCGCTTGAGGCCGGATTGAAAGCCTGCGAAGGGCGCCCCCTGCTGAATTCGGTCACGGGCGAAGAAGAGCGACTGGAATTCGTGCTGCCGCTGGTCAAGAAATACAATGTGCCGGTCGTCGCAATTTCCAACGACGATACCGGGATTTCCGAGGATCCGGACGTGCGCTTCGAGGTGGCAAAGAAGATCGTCCAGCGCGCCGCCGATTTCGGCATCCCTGCACATGACATCGTGGTCGATCCGCTGGTCATGCCGATCGGCGCGATGGGCACGGCCGGTTTACAGGTCTTTGCTCTCGTGCGCCGTCTACGCGACGAGCTGGGCGTGAACACCACCTGCGGCGCGTCCAACATCAGCTTTGGCCTGCCGAACCGGCACGGCATCAACAACGCGTTTTTGCCCATGGCGATGGGCGCCGGCATGACGTCTGCCATCATGAACCCGGTCGGCCTGCCCGTCCCGTCCGCCAAGATTGCGGAAAAACGCGCCGAAGTGGCCGCGACTGGCCTGCAAATCCCAGAAGACATGGACGACGAGACGTTCTGCCAGCTTTTCGGCCTCGGCAGCACCCTGCCGAAATCGGGCAGCGAAATGGAGGCGATTCGCGCCGCCAACTTCCTGACCAACAATGACGCGCATGGCAGCGAGTGGATCAAGTTCAACAAGGCAGCGCCCAAGGCGGGCGAAGAAGGCCGTGGTCGCGCGGGCCGTGTCGGCGGTCGCAAGCGCCGCTGA
- a CDS encoding methylenetetrahydrofolate reductase, translated as MALLNFKKRRQTTPAASPAAVEALLKDYSIEVMPRTAEKIDDFRDLLPAGTRVYIAHIEGTPIEDMVATARRLADQGYNIMPHFPARIIKDRSVLADWIARYHGEAGVDQALLLAGGVAQPYGDFHSSMQLLESGEFGKAGFKRLHVAGHPEGNRDIDPSGGMENVTAALKWKQAFSETSDAEMALATQFAFEAKPIIEWADSLKAAGIDLPIHIGVAGPAKLQTLIRFAIACGVGPSLKVLQKRAMDVTKLLLPYEPTDVIADLAAHKAANPDFNITNVHFFPLGGIKANTTWAIENAGASGVPASAQ; from the coding sequence ATGGCCCTGTTGAACTTTAAGAAACGTCGGCAGACCACGCCCGCGGCATCGCCCGCCGCCGTCGAGGCTCTCCTCAAGGATTACTCGATCGAGGTGATGCCACGCACCGCCGAAAAGATCGATGATTTCCGCGACCTGCTACCCGCAGGCACACGCGTTTACATCGCCCATATCGAAGGTACACCCATCGAGGATATGGTTGCCACCGCGCGCCGTCTGGCCGATCAGGGCTACAACATCATGCCGCATTTTCCGGCGCGCATCATCAAGGACCGCAGCGTGCTGGCCGATTGGATCGCACGCTATCACGGCGAGGCCGGCGTCGACCAGGCGCTGTTGCTGGCGGGTGGCGTTGCGCAGCCCTATGGCGATTTTCACAGCTCCATGCAGCTGCTTGAATCGGGCGAATTCGGCAAGGCTGGCTTCAAACGCCTGCATGTCGCAGGCCATCCCGAAGGCAACCGCGACATCGACCCCTCTGGCGGCATGGAAAATGTGACTGCCGCGCTGAAGTGGAAGCAAGCCTTTTCCGAGACGTCCGACGCTGAAATGGCGCTGGCCACGCAATTCGCGTTCGAGGCCAAGCCGATCATCGAGTGGGCAGATAGCCTCAAGGCAGCCGGCATCGACCTGCCCATCCATATCGGCGTCGCCGGCCCGGCGAAATTGCAAACCCTCATCAGGTTCGCTATCGCCTGCGGTGTCGGCCCGTCGCTGAAAGTCCTGCAAAAACGCGCGATGGACGTGACCAAGCTGCTGCTGCCCTACGAGCCGACCGACGTGATTGCAGATCTGGCCGCGCACAAGGCAGCAAACCCGGACTTTAATATCACCAACGTGCATTTCTTTCCGCTCGGAGGTATCAAGGCCAATACGACATGGGCAATCGAGAATGCAGGCGCCTCCGGCGTCCCTGCCTCGGCCCAGTAA
- a CDS encoding virulence factor, with amino-acid sequence MVDVTIVYWRDIPAQVIVGKGRRGVKKQLPEKFEQAIDRAAMKTGAAGTDAYLSEWRKAAPYPLDGEAEDVVAAEAARLDGEYDRDRLKALIANDGWNSDRMDAGEKTADA; translated from the coding sequence ATGGTCGACGTAACAATCGTTTACTGGCGCGACATTCCGGCTCAGGTCATCGTGGGCAAAGGGCGGCGCGGCGTAAAGAAACAGCTGCCCGAGAAATTCGAGCAGGCCATTGACCGCGCCGCGATGAAGACCGGCGCCGCTGGAACCGACGCCTATCTGTCCGAATGGCGCAAGGCGGCGCCCTACCCTCTGGACGGCGAGGCCGAAGACGTGGTCGCCGCCGAGGCTGCCCGCCTTGACGGCGAATACGACCGCGACCGCCTGAAGGCGCTGATCGCCAATGATGGCTGGAATTCTGATCGCATGGACGCTGGCGAAAAGACCGCCGACGCATGA
- a CDS encoding Ppx/GppA phosphatase family protein — protein sequence MTPKRPEGAGAISKPVESPAPKPPRRPPLYAALDLGTNSCRMLIAEPRGSQFRVIDSFSKSVQLGAGLEKSGLLSRASIGRTIQALRVCQQKLSRHQVAGMRLVATEACRRATNGAAFMARVRNETGLTLDVITPLEEAQLAVVSCAPLVSPETDQLLVVDIGGGSTELVWIDLTDVERSQRRRAIMRLHGGFNQGDGGTGPCARVVDWISVPLGVATLRDQFRDVEDDAARFALMSWFFEENLMEFAPYKREQSRKGFQIVGTSGTVTTVAASHLGLKRYDRNRVDGLRMTSDQIDTVIRSYLALGPDGRRLDPRIGLDRHALIMSGVAILQALLRCWPTDRLSVADRGLREGMLYAQMAADGVLASEESA from the coding sequence ATGACGCCCAAGCGTCCCGAAGGTGCGGGCGCAATCTCGAAACCGGTTGAGAGCCCCGCGCCGAAACCGCCCCGTCGCCCGCCGCTTTATGCGGCGCTCGATCTGGGTACGAACAGTTGCCGGATGCTGATTGCCGAACCGCGTGGCAGTCAGTTTCGGGTCATAGACAGCTTCAGTAAATCGGTGCAGCTTGGCGCCGGTTTAGAAAAGAGCGGCCTGTTGTCACGCGCCTCAATCGGGCGCACGATTCAGGCGTTGCGCGTATGCCAGCAGAAGCTGAGCCGCCATCAGGTCGCCGGTATGCGCCTTGTTGCGACCGAGGCGTGCCGGCGCGCGACCAACGGCGCCGCCTTCATGGCGCGGGTCCGCAACGAGACGGGCCTGACGCTGGATGTGATCACACCGCTGGAAGAGGCGCAGCTGGCCGTGGTTAGCTGTGCGCCGTTGGTCAGCCCTGAAACGGATCAGTTGCTGGTGGTCGATATCGGTGGCGGGTCGACCGAACTGGTGTGGATCGACCTCACCGATGTCGAACGATCCCAGCGCCGCCGCGCCATCATGCGGCTGCATGGTGGCTTCAATCAGGGTGATGGCGGCACGGGACCCTGCGCGCGCGTCGTCGACTGGATCAGCGTGCCCTTGGGCGTGGCCACCTTGCGCGACCAGTTTCGTGACGTCGAGGATGACGCGGCCCGGTTTGCGCTGATGAGCTGGTTTTTTGAGGAAAACCTGATGGAATTCGCCCCTTACAAGCGCGAACAGTCGCGCAAGGGGTTCCAGATCGTAGGCACCAGCGGCACCGTCACGACCGTCGCGGCCAGCCATCTGGGGCTTAAACGCTATGACCGCAACCGCGTCGACGGGCTGCGCATGACCTCGGACCAGATCGACACGGTGATCCGCAGCTATCTGGCGCTGGGGCCGGACGGGCGGCGGCTGGATCCGCGGATCGGGCTGGACCGGCATGCGCTGATCATGTCGGGGGTGGCGATCCTTCAGGCGCTTTTGCGCTGCTGGCCGACCGACCGATTGTCGGTTGCGGATCGCGGTCTTCGCGAGGGCATGCTATACGCCCAAATGGCCGCCGACGGCGTGCTGGCGAGCGAGGAGAGCGCATGA
- a CDS encoding RlmE family RNA methyltransferase gives MNKGPDGKNTSGRGQRDLTVKVKSARGRTASSTRWLQRQLNDPYVKRAQNEGYRGRAAFKIMEVDDKFRFLVPGARVLDLGCAPGGWIQVAVPRINALGEKSGKAVGTILGVDLQEVEPIAGATIHQLDFMDEGADEQVKQWLGGPADVVMSDMAASSSGHKQTDHLRIISLCEAAAYLAFDVLEEGGTFVSKVLAGGAEGELQKLLKQRFAKVANVKPPSSRADSSEKFVVATGFRG, from the coding sequence ATGAACAAGGGACCGGACGGCAAGAATACATCGGGGCGCGGCCAACGCGACCTGACGGTCAAGGTGAAATCGGCCCGCGGGCGGACGGCGTCCTCGACGCGCTGGCTGCAACGGCAGCTGAATGACCCCTATGTCAAGCGCGCCCAGAACGAGGGATATCGTGGCCGTGCGGCATTCAAGATCATGGAAGTGGACGATAAATTCCGCTTTCTGGTGCCGGGTGCGCGCGTTCTGGATTTGGGTTGCGCCCCCGGCGGCTGGATCCAGGTGGCGGTGCCGCGCATCAACGCGCTGGGGGAAAAGAGCGGCAAGGCTGTGGGCACTATTCTGGGCGTCGACCTGCAGGAGGTGGAGCCGATTGCAGGCGCCACCATCCATCAGCTCGATTTCATGGACGAGGGTGCGGACGAACAGGTCAAGCAATGGCTGGGCGGACCCGCCGATGTGGTGATGTCCGACATGGCTGCGTCCAGTTCGGGGCACAAGCAGACCGACCACCTGCGCATCATCTCGCTCTGCGAGGCGGCGGCCTATCTGGCGTTTGACGTGCTCGAAGAGGGTGGAACGTTCGTGTCCAAGGTATTGGCCGGCGGCGCCGAGGGCGAGCTGCAAAAGCTGTTGAAACAGCGTTTTGCCAAGGTCGCCAACGTCAAGCCGCCCAGCAGCCGTGCAGACAGTTCCGAGAAGTTCGTGGTGGCGACGGGGTTCCGCGGCTAG
- a CDS encoding fasciclin domain-containing protein: MIRRTFLALAASTALAFPAMAADKDIVDTAVDAGSFGTLVAAVQAADLVDTLKGEGPFTVFAPTDEAFAALPEGTVEDLLKPENKDKLTAILTYHVVSGKVMSTDLSDGMTAATVQGDDVTIKIDGGVMVNDANVTSADIEASNGVIHVIDSVLMPAM; this comes from the coding sequence ATGATCCGCAGAACTTTCCTGGCCCTTGCCGCATCGACGGCGCTCGCGTTTCCCGCCATGGCGGCAGACAAGGACATCGTGGATACCGCGGTCGATGCCGGCTCGTTCGGCACGCTGGTTGCCGCGGTGCAGGCCGCCGACCTGGTTGATACGCTGAAAGGCGAAGGCCCGTTCACCGTATTTGCGCCGACTGACGAAGCATTTGCCGCACTGCCCGAAGGCACTGTCGAAGACCTGCTGAAGCCTGAAAACAAGGACAAGCTGACGGCAATCCTGACCTATCACGTTGTGTCCGGCAAGGTCATGTCGACTGACCTGAGCGATGGCATGACAGCCGCGACAGTGCAGGGCGACGATGTCACTATCAAGATCGATGGCGGCGTCATGGTCAATGATGCCAACGTAACATCGGCCGACATCGAAGCATCGAACGGCGTGATCCACGTCATTGATAGCGTGCTGATGCCTGCGATGTAA